The nucleotide sequence TTTGCTCTAAAGACTTGCTCCAAAGCTCGGCTCAGTCAGGGAGTGAACAGAGGTTTCATTGTGCGCACTGATCTCCAATCCGCGCATTCCACAGGTTCAAGCAAAACATCGGCCTGACTTCACTAACTAGTGCAAAAGATAGAGCCACCTGCACACAATTACACTGCAGAGCAACAAACCTGCAGAACCAGAGAGACCCCTGTTCATTCTAGTTCGTCTTTAATTTGTCAGGATTAATACAATATATGTACAACTAAGGAAAAAGGTTCACAGAAAGCATCAGGTTGTCAGGTAGTGTGTGAATGTCTGCCTGAAACCTGCCGGAAGAGAGTCACttctgtcatcatcatcatcactgtcaTCAAAACAAAAGATACACTTTTTAAATTAGTGACTTATTACATGAGATCTGCAGGTATATAACAAACCCATCACCAATGACGcgcaaagaaaaagaagggtAATAACTTAGTAACTCTTACCTGGGCTGAGGATGATATCAATAGCTGGGACAATAAAAGCACCCAAAGCGCAGAGAGCACCGCCATAGCTCCCCACTCGCCCTCACAAACCCGAGTTTATACAGAAAAAGTCAAATCCCCGGCCCTCGGTCCTCTCTTGCTCCCCCCCAGCGTCCAAAACGGAGCCTTCCTTCACCTGGCGGCGCACAGCTCCTGAATAGCTTTCTCTTTAGTTCCAGATAAACCCGAGCCTACAGCCGAAGGGGCTGAACTCAATCTAGCTGGCTGAACACAGGGAAAGGGGGGTGGGAGGTGGAGAAGGTGGTAGTATGCAGGGGGGAGACAAGATTTCGGCCTCTGAAAATGTGGGCTGAGCTAAAAAtgtattacaaaaaataaataaataaataaataaataaaaatactccacacagtgaaatgtatgtggaagaaacacaggaaataaaaaaaaaaaaaacattggccAGCAGGGGCGACACCTCTGGTTGTAAAAAGGAGCCTGATTATACAGCAGTAAACGAGGAAAGCTCCGCTGCTCTCCTGATGTATCCAAACGTTTTCCATGAGTTTTTGGTTTCAGTTGCTATTTTCAAGTTTAGTTTTCATAGATCTTGTCTTTTTAGGAGTCAAATAGAATAATTAGCAGCTGGTTGAGTGTTCACCCTCAGCATCTGAGAGAACAGCTGTTTGATACAAATACAGGATTCTTGATAAATTTCAGTCTGGCTTTTAGAGCTTATTCCCCTGACATGTGTCACCAGTGAGATTTTTATGCGTAGTGACCAAGCTATGGTTGATAGGTTGAGATACTGGGTGGGTGTATTGGGGTCTGCTTTGGAGTGATTCTCGTCATATTTGTCTGAATGATCAGACAAAAATTGCCAcatggttttgttttggggtctTGAACATTTCTGCTATATCTTCTCTCTCTGtagcacattttgaacattttaagGACATTTCTTATCAGTACTACACAAATGACATTTAGTTATATATTGCTATTAAGCCCCAAGATTTTTCTGAACTACAGATCTTGCACAGGTGCTTAGATTCTATTGAAACTTGGGTATCACTTTATAATGTCACACTAAGCATTAGTAAGGTGTTAGCAAGTacttaattcatcatttatataTCATTACTCCTGTATGTTATTCATAAATAGACGTTTATTCATCTGTTACTCCATGTACAGCTATCACTGCTAGTAGTAATCATAATcgtcataataataatagtatctGTATGTAGAAGTGGCATACTATGGAGGAGTATTGCTATACAAATACTTACTAATACCTTAATGATGCTTAATAGTTTAACAtgattataaagtgttaccaaaAGTTGGATGGCTAACAATTTTCTCCAtcttaataaaaacagaaatcctCGTTTGCACTGATGGTAATAGAAACTCTAGATGCCCGTGCCACTTTTGCTAAATCTTCTATCAAGAACTTTGGGGTTAAGCTTTGACTCAGCTTTCCCTCTGGATGTTCTCATTATAATTTCTGGTTTgctcttacttttttttttaaacttacctTTATTTCATCtctggattttatttttattttaagtcaTTGTGCAATTAAGAGAACTTCTTTGGAGGTTGTGAAGTGaacaaaacatttgcaggtTTTTCAGAAAGCCCCTGCGAGGCTTCTAACAAAGTCTTCTAAGTACTCACATGTCACATCATTGCTAATTCAGTTTTACTGCCTCTCTATTAATTCAGAGTCCACCTTAAGATTCTCCTTATGACCTTTAGATCCCTGCATTGACAAACACCAGTGTATTTttgcattcatccatccatcctcagcAGGTCCCTGAGATCATGTGATCAGGGTCATTTCAGAGGCAGGAGACTGCAAGTTGATTGCACATAGGTGCAATAGTTTTGGTCAGGCAGTGGTCTCCAACCACTGTTTTGTCTAGTGTGACTATGGCTTGAAGGACAACAGTGGTTGAAGACTGTGGGATGAACAACGCGGCAACATGGTGATAAAATGGCACTAATCAGTTTGCAACTGAATGAAGTCAACTTGAGTTACTTGTGTTAACAAAGCTTCCCTGGAGTTTTTCTTTagacaaatgaagaaaaaaaaaaaatgtattattatatgTGAGAATACTGCAATTAACTGCGATGAGCTGGGGAAATGGCAATATTGTGGTCTACATTCACGGAAACTAACATCAGCCACTTTCAGAGTTCAGCCATAACCTCACAATGACATAGTGGCTGCAGGATGGCGATTTAAGGCAAAATGATAGGCACTAGGCAACGTTGCTCTTCTATAGAAGTATAGTCAAATACAACCAGTTGATAACCAACTGAgtcaatggatggatggatgaaggtTGCCTCCCAGCAGGAAAGCTAGCCAGCAGGCTGTCACAACTACTTGAAATCAGTTGCCAAATGCAAAATCGGTGAAGTCACTGGACAACCAGTTTAACTATTTGCAAGAAGGCTGTTGTCCTatttttactctagtgtgactgagccattacaGACTGTTTACAGGGGCACAACAAAGCACATCCATGGTTGAGCTATTCACGTTAACCACTTGTTGAAGCAGAGAACAGTTCGATGGATAAAAACTACATTCTCGCAAGCTATGGAcattttgctctataaaatatcAGGAAATGCACAGAAAAAATTAGAATGAACAACCCATTTAAAATTTAGGTTGTGTAAATGTTGTTAAAAGACCCAAAGATACTCAAATTATCATCGACCAGTGGTTTAGAAAGAGCAGTAAATCCTCAGAATTCGGCTGCTTGAACAAGTAAATATTTGGTATTTAACCATTTAAGTCATTAGGCTTTGATGTTTCAGCCCCACTTCAGATAAAGCACATCATCACATCTCAAACATCAGTGACATAGTAGCTAACAGACTCACAACCTGCCAAGATTTCACAGGTTATCATAAAATGTGACCTTGAGAACAATTTGGGTGAAGAACTGTTTGGTGATCGCTGTGTGTGACCTTCTCTAAGATCTGACCTGTAGCATAAGAGAAGTAGCGACTGTTGTAAATTATGGACCGACACCATGAGCTGGATGAGCTAAAGAAGCACAAAATTAGTGACACATTGCAAGTTTTgtgtaatgtaaatgtaaaatattgcAGTGAGGTCTGTCAAGAGCTACTTCTAATATTCCAAAGAGGGGAAGGGTATATGTAGCGACTGAGGCTGGACATAAACACAACGCGGAAACTCCAGCAGTGTGTAACTCTAGCGCTCCCTTACGCCCCCGACTCCACACTGCTCCTGAGTCCTGAACAAGTTGTTGTGCACCAATATCCATCCTTATTCTTCTTGTCACTGCTTTGAGTCACATCTTTTCACACACTCAAATTTGTATactaaaaaaacaactcaaattTCAGACTACATAACAGCTTCACAGAAAAAGCAAGAGTCTTGGGAATTGGCGCAAATGCTGTCCGCCATCTCGGTGTGTTTTTAAGAAATGCAATTTTAACACAAAATCTGGACTCCGATGTCAGAAATGCATTTcaaaaaataatcagaaaatagTACAGCTTTATTCTGCTTCATTAACTGCCAGGTATTTAgtcaggagggaaaaaaaggaatataTAAAGTCATAACCATTTCATTTCGCAAATACAGTAACTTGAACAATAACAGTGGAAATTAAGTGCAAATATAAAAAGATGCATCGATATAATCACCCTGGCTTGTAAGTTCACAGACTGTACCCATTACAAATTAACATACAGCAGACTTTAAATTATATCCAAAGCTTTGTCAATTCTGCCACAAAGAATTACACATTGTACAATCAACCAGTCTTATCACATTTTTGGCAAGGATTTCAGTTGTTCAAAAGTCTACCTCCCAAATCCGCATGGAGACATACAGACTGTGCAACACTACTGAAATATAACTTAAATGATACCGAGTATTAATTCCATTTTAACAGCAGGATCCAGCAGAAACACaagaatctctctctctctctctctctctctcacacacacacacacacacacacctctcaaAGAGGGGAAAAAGCTCTTCAAAGTAATTATTTCTCAGtgcaaaaaaatgttcaaaattCAAAGTATTAAGGTGTTAAAAACGCTGAAAACTTCATTTCATTGATATACAGTAATAATAGTGCTTTATGAATTCTGTAAAATTATTAAGTATCTGTTGCTGACAGTCTTAGTCATAACGACTTTAAAGGATAAGACAGGCCATATTCTATATTTTTACTGttgacaaaaaacagaagacCAAAACCAGCAGTGGATTTATCCAACTTGCATATTGCAGTTGGGCTCTAGGTGCCAGAGAGCTCCACTGTCATTCTAAAACTACTGAAAATGCATCAGTGACCCACAGTTTCAATCCCCCAGACACTCTCCTGCTACTGTACATAACGTACAGTACACCACTATTTGAACCTTACTTCTCGACTGTAAAACtcagcctttaaaaaaaataaaaaaaatcaagcaggTCCCTGACCTGTTTTAAAGTTTACCGTCTTCTCTAGAATTGCTTTGAACTCACTGCCACAAATGACATGGTTAAATTACTCAGAGTCTAagacctcagtcacacaggcctagagactggtTGGCGACCAGCCTGACCTCtagggaaaaaatatatattacctGACTGGTTGGTGAACAGTTGCTGTCTGTTGCTGTGTGAAATTGGTTGCAAAGAGCGTGGTGGCATCAAAGaactccttgtgattgcttcgGGTGCTAGCACACCAGAAACTGAGAAGGTTTgtatcaaagtaaaagttgcatcTTTTTGGTTTGAGCATCAAAAGGTACAACTGTTACTTTAAAGGCGAACGTTCTATATTTTGCGTCGCAAGCCAGCGTCATCCATGCAAACTAGCGACTGCAGCAACctgctagtgaccaaagcaCCCGCACACTAACCTTTGGTGCAGCACTGTACATCTCTCTGCCACCAGTTTCCCTGAGCAACAGCAAGcaacctcctgcaaccactcaTCAACTTGCTGCACATTTACCCTTTGGTGACCATTGGTTACCAGAGGGGGTCTCTAGGTCCCCCCTGTTCACGAAAGTGGGCCTTTCATGAACAAGTTCACAGCAACTGCTTGCAACTGGTCAGGCAATACTAATTTTCCCGTAGAAACCACTGGTTGCCAGGCAGTTGCCACtcggtctctaggcctgtgtgactgaggcgtAACTAATCACACACTTGGGTGATGCTTTGGTCCTTTTTTGGGGATTGgtttaaaagtcaaaaatataCAATACGGCGTGTTTATCCTTTAATATCGTCTGATGGCCATGTAGAAATAAGAGTCGAATCCGGTCCCACATTTAACAAATTAATCAATTCATATACccatcagccacaacattacaACTAACTACATAATACTGTGCAGGTCCTCCTCATTCCACCAAACAGCTCTGACCAACCTCATCCAAGGCATGGACACAGCCTGGTGGTGTCTGACATAAAGAAGTTTGGGTCCCGATGATAGAGAGTTGGGTCCTTCATGGTCTGGGCTCCGTCTGGCATGTTGGATTGGGTTCTGGGGACGTTGGTGTTGATTGGGTCAACACTATGGGTGATTTGTCATTTTTCCTGAGCAgtttttgtggtgtgttggGTCACATGTCCTGCTGGGTGATGAAGTACATCAACTACGCATGTACGTGTTCTATAACAATGTTTAGGTAGGTGATATGTGTCAAAATATATGAAAGCCAGGATGTAATGTTTCGCCGCAGAAACTGTAAGATCAGTGCTATTTACTTCAACCTcaaagtggttttaatgttgtggctgatagCTGTATAGTCCTTCAAAGTTAACATAACATCAAATATAGTAGAAATAAGGCCTAGAAAGATTTTAAGCCATACTCTGTCcctatattacattttttccatttaatttAATATGAACTTTGTCCATCAGTTCATTAATGAGTTCCCCACATTCTGGTCTGAGCTTGTGGGGTTTGATTCCATGTCAATATCCTCGGGTTCCTTCCCATTTGTCTGTTCATCCACACCGTTGTCGGTTTTCATCAGTGACCCGTTTGTTGCAGACATACTCTCCTGCAACGTTTCGTCTGCTTCCTTTTTATGTGGCACTTGATTAAAATCAGTCCTTGGGATTTTTTCCTCCCTTTCTGAAGACAGAGCAGGCGAGTGTTTTGAAGTCTTATGAGGAGTTTGCACTGACGGGCTCGTCTGACCATTGGCTTTACTAGGAACAGCTTTTTCCTCTATCTGCCCACCGGCTAAGCCCCCAGCCAGGCCATTGCTTGGCAGCACCTTGttatcttctctttttttcttcggTGGTTTTTCAGGTTCTACATCCTCTTCTGTTTGCATATTGATGTCTCCATCCTGGTCATTCGAGTTACTGGTTGATTTCAGGTCACTGTCTGCGCAGAACTCGCTTTTCCCTGTCACAGTGTCGTTACTGGGCGAATGTTCCATTTCATTAACATCATCTGAAGAGTCATTTCCATTACCCAAAATTTCATTATTACATTCAGTCTCCACACTTCCATTTTCGATTACCTCAGATTCTGGTTTAGGCTCAGGGGATGCCTCGGATGGTTTGCTTTTGTCCTTAAATGCAGTTTTAACAGTTCCTTTCTGAGCCTTTGCAACACTGTCCAGTCCATCTTCCTTCTGTTGCAGGGCTGCTTCCCCATCTTTGCCTTTAACCCGTGAAAAGACTTCCTCCTTTCCATCACCATTCCCTATAGCTTCAGGTCTCTTCTCTGCCTTTCTGAATAGCTTCTGAACCTTTCTGGGACACCACACAAACTTATCCTTTGGCTCAAAGTGAAGGTAAGCAAAGCGCACAAGCTCCTGACGTTTATGCTTGTCCAGCACAGCAAACAGAAAGTAGTCGAGCACGCTCCGTTTAACACTGCTCAGAGTCTTTTTGACCAGAGTCTCCTCCAGGAAGAAGCGCACCAGAGGAGCCTGATAGTGCTCAAAGCCCAACTCCCCGAGGCTTTTCAATATGCGAGTTATCCGCAGGTTGTTGTGCATATTCCTGCGAAGGACAAGGCAGTTGAAGCTGTAATCACAAAAACAACTCCTACATATGCAGGAAATTACTGACAAGAGAATAATACTACGTACCGCTCTAGGTTTCCAAAGCGCTCCTTCCAATTTTCTGCACGTTTCACTTCACCCGTCTCTTTGTTAACCAAACGGATTCCATAGAAGCCCAACATGAGTTCATAGGACTCGACTAGTCGCCTTTTGGCATCTTCGTTCTTCTTGAAGGCCTGGTGAGAATTtacagtgcatttttaaaaaaaaagaaaaaggaaaatagatTTACTGGCTAGAACTGTCTCAAATATGAAATGAAATTGTCAAATTTTCAGTGATGCATCTTATTTGACCTTTTGACCTCTACGGTAACCTTTTATTGGGCACTCCGAGATGCAGGAAAGCCACAATGCTGCAAAGAGGTTACATCACAtatattttgtttcctttttcaacATGCTGTTGAAAGACTCGTAGAACTTGCCTAGTGACATGCATATAGCCACTGCATTTGCTCTTTTGGTTCCCTATAATGTTAtataattaaatacatttggCTGTGGAGACACCCACAGACCTGTACCCAAGTGATAAAACCAATGCATCAACATGCAGCCATACTGTAGACACTGACATTTCTCCATGCTACATTTTTTTAGGTATAGTTACCAACCAAACAGCCAACATTACTATATGTGATGAACTTACTACGGAAAACATAAGAAATTTAATCTGTCAAACAAACCGACTTTGTTTCACAGGTAATGGTCAAACAAAGTGGGTTGGGGGTTGGaacgagaggcggggtacactctggacaggtcgccagtctgtcgcagggctaacacagagagacaactATTTATGCTCACAGTTACACCTATGGTCAATTTAGAATCGCCAGTTAACGTAACCCACTTAACTGcacgtctttggactgtggggggAAGTCAGAGTACCTGACCAAGACAGTAATTTTAGGAAAACTATAGCAGTCTTTTGCTTGATTTAACCTGGCAGTTCTAGTCCATTTTGTGCTTTGATTCAATAGACTTCATTTCATTCTGACTTTGGACTCGGACAACTCTATGGCATTAACCTTAATTCTTTTTCAGTTGCTTTGTGTTGTGATAGAAAGTCACTATTGACCAACTCTGCTACTGTTTGGTAAGAGCGCTTTCCATTTTACACTTACCTCAATTTCCTTCTTGGTAAGTTCTGAAGCCATGTAATTGACCCCTGGTTCTCGCAGTGGAAACAGCCTTGCAACAGCAGACAGTTCAAGAGAGAAACAACAGAAGACCAATTAACTTCTAATGACATGACACTTTAATTCAGTGGTGCTGACGCCAGCTGTCCCTCAGAACAGTTTATGACTCAAATATAATATCTTCTAGTGCCTTCATCCaatattttaaaagaacatgCATATGCTATAATTTCATAAATTGCCTTGttcttaaaaacatttttaaacaaaacaccactgtgcAAACAAACGTGACATCCTTCAGTGtattaacatttcttttttggcaGTTTACAGTAACAAATGTAAAAACTATTAACGTGCCACGGAAATAAAGGGTATACGTAACAATTCTTTTCCCACTATGAACATCTATCTCTGGTATGCACTATGGATGTGGAAAAGCATTTGCTACTTGACATCTTGTGCACATGTAGAGTGTAGGCTTCTCTCATTTCTCCGTCTCCTCGATCCTCCAGCCTGTGATCTGGAAATCGATCTCAGTACTCCATGCTCAAAAATATCTCAAATCCTAAAATGCGTCAGGAGAACAGAGGCGTATCGATGTAGCTATAATCGAGGTTGTACAGGTGTGTCCTAGCAGTTTTAATACATAAAGTATTTTTATCCCCACCATATAATAAAGGCACACAGCTGGAATATACAGGATTTTGCGAAAGTCTTGAGTCAgcccttatttctttatattttgctaggaaaatatGTGTTATTGATTtactgaaatgtgcaaacatgcatggaaaatcagtatataaaaagtaaaaactgagttttttgaCAGTCAGCATCTGGTGTGACCATCTTTATTCAACACAGCCTAAGTTTTCTTAAAcaaactttcttgtaatttatttaagcagtcttcaggaatagttctccaggctacTTTCTTGCCTTTTCAGTTTTCTGTAAAGTTGATCTTGCACTGCTTCAGTGatgtccaggctctggggaggccaaaaCATGACTGACAGTGTTCCACTATGATTTCTATCCAGGTACGCCTTTAGTGCATTTGCACTGAGTTTGGGGTCATGGTGCCAAATGAAAGCATTGCTTATAAGActctttccagatggtattttatggtggatcaaaatctgaggGTACTTTTCTGCAATCATCCACCTATCAATTTTAAAACGATACCTAACAGCACTGACTAAAaggcagccccaaaccatgacacagCCGccactgtattttgcagacggctgtagacactcaccaTCGAGTCCATCTTCTGAACTCCTCCATACATATTGACATATTTGAACCTTAAGACCCATTGCCATTGATTTTCAgtgcagttcttgtgtaatttggcatacctcagccttttctccccaaTTCCCTTTCACTGAGGCCATTTCTGATAAGGTTTCAGTGAACAACAGACTGACCAACCAAAGCACCAGATACATCTCCTGCGTCAGGTCTTTTCTAGATTTGTGTCATATTTTGTAAAGGCATACTTTTATGATATAGTTCACCTCCTAGTGTATCcttcacttgtccagtttcttccaatttaaaaaaaaaaaaaaaaaatatatgtacacacacactgcacactaTGTGAAGATATGCCAGTCTTCTGGCTAATAGCTCTCTTTGTTCGTtgcaaaaatacagttttatgccTTTCGAATTGTTATTTTTGGCTTTTTCCCTAGATTCAAcaaaagaaataggaaaaaaatctgtttttgtgaGAGGCTGTGAGGACCAAAGTGCTTACAGATACAATtcaaaattggttctttgctaagttgtctgctATGTGTAGACAGCACTAGATCA is from Oreochromis niloticus isolate F11D_XX linkage group LG20, O_niloticus_UMD_NMBU, whole genome shotgun sequence and encodes:
- the ogfr gene encoding opioid growth factor receptor produces the protein MEDDCVCEYDSTWDTESDGDDPAGESQTRRSNQDKNKSSWALWHHTPRNMRAAKDMQNYRRGYPNLADEECSEDKMNNLQFYLNKFPSAPDDIYIESFLKEWKNDYKRLERVHSYIQWLFPLREPGVNYMASELTKKEIEAFKKNEDAKRRLVESYELMLGFYGIRLVNKETGEVKRAENWKERFGNLERNMHNNLRITRILKSLGELGFEHYQAPLVRFFLEETLVKKTLSSVKRSVLDYFLFAVLDKHKRQELVRFAYLHFEPKDKFVWCPRKVQKLFRKAEKRPEAIGNGDGKEEVFSRVKGKDGEAALQQKEDGLDSVAKAQKGTVKTAFKDKSKPSEASPEPKPESEVIENGSVETECNNEILGNGNDSSDDVNEMEHSPSNDTVTGKSEFCADSDLKSTSNSNDQDGDINMQTEEDVEPEKPPKKKREDNKVLPSNGLAGGLAGGQIEEKAVPSKANGQTSPSVQTPHKTSKHSPALSSEREEKIPRTDFNQVPHKKEADETLQESMSATNGSLMKTDNGVDEQTNGKEPEDIDMESNPTSSDQNVGNSLMN